Proteins from a genomic interval of Xiphias gladius isolate SHS-SW01 ecotype Sanya breed wild chromosome 23, ASM1685928v1, whole genome shotgun sequence:
- the zgc:174917 gene encoding L-proline trans-4-hydroxylase — translation MTTSAAKQREIYNQQGFLSALPVLSETELREARDAFSELEKEFGEEYTQYSLHNVHLQYLWVMGLTKHPRILQVVKAILGPDVILLDSRFICKYPALKPAHIQENEEGVTEADGKMAESGLPYVAWHQDMRYWGIAGGPVLSVWLALDDSLKENGTLQVIPGSHCSGMLPHHQATRPGNILSVNQEIPEELVQADGAVFCPLLAGQMSIHDGLLVHGSDANTSKRRRCGFVIRYVPTCAYPILDPDRHRKFNATVLACGTDHFNHFSSKST, via the exons ATGACTACATCCGCGGCTAAACAGCGGGAGATCTACAACCAGCAAGGCTTTCTCTCAGCACTGCCGGTGTTGAGTGAGACAGAGCTGAGGGAGGCCAGGGATGCCTTTTCTGAGCTGGAGAAGGAATTCG GTGAAGAGTACACCCAATACAGCCTCCACAATGTTCACCTTCAGTATCTGTGGGTGATGGGCCTGACCAAACACCCTCGTATCCTGCAAGTGGTCAAAGCCATCCTGGGCCCTGACGTCATCCTGTTGGACTCCCGCTTCATCTGCAAATACCCGGCACTCAAACCAGCCCACATCCAGGAGAATGAAGAGGGAGTAACCGAAGCTGACGGGAAGATGGCAGAGAGTGGACTTCCATACGTGGCATGGCATCAGGATATGAG GTACTGGGGTATTGCTGGTGGCCCTGTTCTCTCTGTGTGGCTCGCTTTAGATGACTCACTGAAAGAAAACGGCACCCTTCAGGTCATCCCAG GCAGCCACTGCTCTGGCATGTTGCCCCATCACCAAGCCACCCGCCCTGGAAACATCTTGTCGGTCAACCAGGAGATCCCAGAGGAGCTGGTGCAGGCCGATGGAGCAGTGTTCTGCCCTCTGTTGGCTGGGCAGATGTCT ATCCACGATGGACTCCTTGTCCATGGCAGTGATGCCAATACATCCAAGAGGAGGCGCTGTGGGTTTGTGATCCGTTATGTTCCCACTTGTGCTTACCCCATACTG GATCCAGATCGTCACAGGAAATTTAACGCCACAGTGTTGGCCTGTGGAACAGATCATTTCAATCATTTCTCCAGCAAAAGCACATGA
- the si:ch211-153b23.4 gene encoding uncharacterized protein si:ch211-153b23.4 isoform X1: MARRASVPVSVGILGLSGGSLLLLVNDYASSPEKQLIPYTALGILLLIIAALLAYTGIRRSLSHAQLFSSLCLTVSALWCGSGLVYILVGQRVLQPTELRSSLVPGLAAFTLALLIIGSVALIVKKAVLSLIAFTISLACAHQIAGLSAAGFGQSATAANYLVVCLVGAYFGCGRLLFTITHGKVELPGTGLKRKADLKTEQNLSCSDAVSVSLAMNLLSASVLACPLLGVVPRLFTGHVPWLWTAGVFQLTMCVLFYRAMDTLAATFYGFTALLKFAEGYSALLSFYSIQPFSPVPFPVVFSVLFSILALFSCQRSLLEGLYQLFYAAYCIAIAAQPQGFFQGGTQGVQAAIFIVSAGMLLITTFNMVSHTMIPTGQGCFKVLVTRIQGLTLRAHDKELHTPHLGYSKYADAEVLGHACSVLAAFAVTATVGDRNPLHVLILPWVVVAGGALQLLCGSVAYARGKTFESTVFILYGMMWTVWGLTRYGGLYGETRSFDLAVGIISFMLFNCLVTAAALFLNVAWFAYTFTFKLILISFLLDAVGVLPYGYDIGVTIIFGLVSFYCFLGHIFNSTFQSPQIPLGRPLVKLRGVGGGADVCPHVPARKATSVQQIAEIMKNGGICGIPTDTVYVLVAACNRPDAVVKAYKVKKQAQDRPMSMWISSIKQLDPVRHLLNPLLLDFMQAAWPSSISMVIPRGPWMDTFGLGDAAKHIGTQQSIAIRNPDCSVATHLINLVGPIAVTSANPTGEADTTHHNQVYAKLVDKVDGVLCDGPSPENIASTVVDCTKIEEGHIGFFRVGLIPKSKVLQIFEEVQRRQVQGQTNPAFEYDLHVPVHNGV; the protein is encoded by the exons ATGGCTCGCCGCGCCTCAGTGCCTGTGTCCGTGGGCATCCTGGGCCTCTCTGGCG GTTCTCTCCTGCTTTTGGTGAACGACTATGCCAGCTCACCTGAAAAACAATTAATCCCATACACTGCACTGGGGATTCTGCTTCTCATCATTGCAGCCCTCTTAGCTTATACAG GTATCCGCCGCAGTCTGTCCCACGCCCAGCTGTTTTCGTCCctgtgtctgactgtctctgcCCTGTGGTGTGGTTCAGGTCTGGTGTACATCCTGGTGGGGCAGAGAGTGCTGCAGCCAACAGAGCTGAGATCATCTCTGGTCCCTGGTCTGGCAGCGTTTACATTAGCTCTTCTCATCATAGGTAGCGTTGCACTCATAGTAAAGAAAGCAGTTCTGTCTCTAATAGCTTTCACTATTAGCTTAGCATGCGCTCATCAAATCGCTGGTCTGTCGGCTGCAGGCTTTGGTCAGTCTGCCACAGCTGCTAACTACCTTGTCGTCTGTCTGGTTGGTGCTTACTTTGGTTGTGGGCGTCTGCTCTTCACTATCACTCACGGTAAAGTGGAACTTCCAGGAACAGGCTTGAAGAGAAAAGCTGACCTTAAAACAGAGCAGAACCTGAGTTGTAGCGACGCAGTGTCAGTGAGTTTGGCGATGAACTTGTTGTCTGCCTCTGTGTTAGCCTGTCCTCTTTTAGGTGTGGTCCCCCGGCTCTTCACCGGTCATGTCCCCTGGCTGTGGACCGCTGGAGTCTTCCAGCTTACCATGTGTGTCCTCTTTTACCGAGCCATGGACACACTAGCTGCCACTTTTTATGGCTTCACTGCTCTGTTGAAATTTGCAGAAGGTTACAGTGCTCTCTTATCGTTCTACTCAATCCAGCCTTTCTCCCCAGTTCCCTTCCCTGTCGTCTTCTCTGTGCTTTTCTCCATCCTGGCTCTGTTCAGTTGTCAGAGGAGCTTGCTGGAGGGGCTCTACCAATTATTCTATGCAGCCTATTGTATTGCCATTGCAGCCCAGCCTCAGGGCTTCTTCCAAGGAGGCACTCAGGGTGTACAGGCAGCCATATTTATAGTCTCTGCCGGCATGCTTTTAATTACCACATTTAACATGGTCTCCCATACCATGATTCCCACAGGGCAGGGCTGTTTCAAGGTTTTAGTAACCAGGATACAGGGTCTTACTCTCAGAGCACATGATAAAGAGCTACATACACCTCACCTGGGCTACTCCAAATATGCAGATGCAGAAGTGTTAGGCCACGCCTGCAGCGTGTTGGCTGCTTTTGCTGTCACAGCTACAGTTGGTGACAGAAATCCTCTGCATGTACTGATTCTGCCCTGGGTGGTGGTGGCTGGTGGGGCACTCCAGCTGCTCTGTGGCTCAGTAGCTTACGCTCGGGGTAAAACCTTTGAGAGCACAGTTTTTATTCTCTATGGGATGATGTGGACAGTGTGGGGGCTGACACGATACGGCGGCCTGTACGGGGAAACCAGAAGCTTTGATTTGGCTGTCGGGATCATTAGCTTCATGCTGTTTAACTGTTTAGTGACAGCTGCAGCGCTGTTTCTAAATGTCGCCTGGTTTGCCTACACCTTCACCTTCAAGCTCATCCTCATTAGCTTCCTGCTGGATGCAGTGGGTGTTCTGCCTTATGGTTATGACATAGGTGTCACCATCATCTTTGGTCTcgtcagtttttattgtttcctgGGCCACATTTTCAACAGCACCTTCCAGTCCCCCCAGATCCCCTTAGGGAGACCTTTAGTCAAGCTGAGAGGTGTTGGGGGAGGCGCAGATGTATGTCCACATGTACCAGCCCGCAAGGCCACATCTGTCCAGCAGATTGCAG aaatcatgaaaaatgGTGGCATATGTGGAATACCTACTGACACTGTCTATGTGCTGGTTGCAGCTTGCAACAGGCCTGATGCAGTTGTTAAAGCTTACAA GGTGAAGAAGCAGGCGCAGGACCGACCCATGTCCATGTGGATCTCCTCCATTAAGCAGCTAGATCCGGTGCGACACCTGCTGAACCCCTTACTGCTGGACTTCATGCAAGCTGCGTGGCCCTCCTCCATTAGCATGGTTATACCCAGAG GTCCATGGATGGACACTTTTGGTTTGGGAGATGCTGCCAAACACATAGGGACTCAACAGAGCATTGCTATCAGAAACCCAGACTGTTCTGTGGCCACCCACCTCATTAATCTG GTTGGGCCCATTGCAGTAACCTCAGCCAACCCTACCGGCGAGGCAGACACAACTCACCACAACCAAGTTTATGCCAAACTGGTAGACAAG GTGGATGGTGTTCTATGCGATGGCCCCTCCCCAGAGAACATTGCATCTACTGTGGTTGATTGCACTAAGATTGAGGAAGGACACATTGGTTTCTTCAGGGTGGGTCTCATTCCTAAATCCAAG GTTCTGCAGATCTTTGAGGAGGTTCAGAGGAGACAAGTACAGGGGCAGACCAATCCAGCTTTTGAGTATGATTTGCATGTACCAGTACACAATGGGGTGTAA
- the si:ch211-153b23.5 gene encoding glutamine amidotransferase-like class 1 domain-containing protein 3A, mitochondrial: MVKRIAVILSGCGVYDGTEVHEASAVLVHLSRAGAKVQMFAPNADQMHVVNHCEGKPTEEKRNILQESARIARGDVTDLAKLDVTAFDAAIIPGGFGVAKNLSDWAVKNKDCTIQPQVERIIEAFHKAGKPLGMCCISPVLAAKILPGCELTVGQDRESEKWPYAQTAGVVKEMGCKHVNKDVEEAHVDVKNKLVTTCAFMCNAPIHKVFDGIGVLVMETLKLA, encoded by the exons ATGGTGAAGCGTATTGCAGTCATCCTCTCAGGCTGTGGCGTCTATGACGGCACAGAGGTCCATGAGGCCTCAGCCGTCCTCGTCCATCTGAGTCGGGCTGGAGCAAAA GTGCAGATGTTTGCTCCGAACGCAGATCAGATGCACGTTGTAAATCATTGCGAGGGGAAACctacagaggagaaaagaaacatcCTGCAGGAAAGTGCCCGCATCGCCAGGGGTGATGTGACTGATCTGGCCAAGTTAGATGTTACAGCATTTGATGCCGCCATCATCCCAG GGGGTTTTGGTGTGGCTAAGAACCTGAGTGACTGGGCAGTGAAGAATAAGGACTGCACCATCCAGCCACAGGTGGAGAGGATCATCGAAGCTTTCCACAAAGCTGGAAAGCCGCTGGGCATGTGCTGCATCTCCCCCGTCCTTGCTGCCAAAATCCTGCCTGGATGCGAGCTCACCGTGGGACAGGACAGAGAGTCTGAAAA GTGGCCGTATGCTCAGACAGCAGGTGTTGTGAAGGAGATGGGTTGCAAACATGTGAACAAGGATGTGGAAGAAGCTCATGTTGATGTCAAAAACAAGCTGGTCACCACCTGTGCCTTCATGTGCAATGCTCCCATTCACAAAGTTTTTGATGGAATAGGTGTCTTGGTTATGGAGACACTGAAACTGGCTTAA
- the si:ch211-153b23.4 gene encoding uncharacterized protein si:ch211-153b23.4 isoform X2 — MARRASVPVSVGILGLSGGSLLLLVNDYASSPEKQLIPYTALGILLLIIAALLAYTGIRRSLSHAQLFSSLCLTVSALWCGSGLVYILVGQRVLQPTELRSSLVPGLAAFTLALLIIGSVALIVKKAVLSLIAFTISLACAHQIAGLSAAGFGQSATAANYLVVCLVGAYFGCGRLLFTITHGKVELPGTGLKRKADLKTEQNLSCSDAVSVSLAMNLLSASVLACPLLGVVPRLFTGHVPWLWTAGVFQLTMCVLFYRAMDTLAATFYGFTALLKFAEGYSALLSFYSIQPFSPVPFPVVFSVLFSILALFSCQRSLLEGLYQLFYAAYCIAIAAQPQGFFQGGTQGVQAAIFIVSAGMLLITTFNMVSHTMIPTGQGCFKVLVTRIQGLTLRAHDKELHTPHLGYSKYADAEVLGHACSVLAAFAVTATVGDRNPLHVLILPWVVVAGGALQLLCGSVAYARGKTFESTVFILYGMMWTVWGLTRYGGLYGETRSFDLAVGIISFMLFNCLVTAAALFLNVAWFAYTFTFKLILISFLLDAVGVLPYGYDIGVTIIFGLVSFYCFLGHIFNSTFQSPQIPLGRPLVKLRGVGGGADVCPHVPARKATSVQQIAEIMKNGGICGIPTDTVYVLVAACNRPDAVVKAYKVKKQAQDRPMSMWISSIKQLDPVRHLLNPLLLDFMQAAWPSSISMVIPRGPWMDTFGLGDAAKHIGTQQSIAIRNPDCSVATHLINLVGPIAVTSANPTGEADTTHHNQVYAKLVDKVDGVLCDGPSPENIASTVVDCTKIEEGHIGFFRVLQIFEEVQRRQVQGQTNPAFEYDLHVPVHNGV, encoded by the exons ATGGCTCGCCGCGCCTCAGTGCCTGTGTCCGTGGGCATCCTGGGCCTCTCTGGCG GTTCTCTCCTGCTTTTGGTGAACGACTATGCCAGCTCACCTGAAAAACAATTAATCCCATACACTGCACTGGGGATTCTGCTTCTCATCATTGCAGCCCTCTTAGCTTATACAG GTATCCGCCGCAGTCTGTCCCACGCCCAGCTGTTTTCGTCCctgtgtctgactgtctctgcCCTGTGGTGTGGTTCAGGTCTGGTGTACATCCTGGTGGGGCAGAGAGTGCTGCAGCCAACAGAGCTGAGATCATCTCTGGTCCCTGGTCTGGCAGCGTTTACATTAGCTCTTCTCATCATAGGTAGCGTTGCACTCATAGTAAAGAAAGCAGTTCTGTCTCTAATAGCTTTCACTATTAGCTTAGCATGCGCTCATCAAATCGCTGGTCTGTCGGCTGCAGGCTTTGGTCAGTCTGCCACAGCTGCTAACTACCTTGTCGTCTGTCTGGTTGGTGCTTACTTTGGTTGTGGGCGTCTGCTCTTCACTATCACTCACGGTAAAGTGGAACTTCCAGGAACAGGCTTGAAGAGAAAAGCTGACCTTAAAACAGAGCAGAACCTGAGTTGTAGCGACGCAGTGTCAGTGAGTTTGGCGATGAACTTGTTGTCTGCCTCTGTGTTAGCCTGTCCTCTTTTAGGTGTGGTCCCCCGGCTCTTCACCGGTCATGTCCCCTGGCTGTGGACCGCTGGAGTCTTCCAGCTTACCATGTGTGTCCTCTTTTACCGAGCCATGGACACACTAGCTGCCACTTTTTATGGCTTCACTGCTCTGTTGAAATTTGCAGAAGGTTACAGTGCTCTCTTATCGTTCTACTCAATCCAGCCTTTCTCCCCAGTTCCCTTCCCTGTCGTCTTCTCTGTGCTTTTCTCCATCCTGGCTCTGTTCAGTTGTCAGAGGAGCTTGCTGGAGGGGCTCTACCAATTATTCTATGCAGCCTATTGTATTGCCATTGCAGCCCAGCCTCAGGGCTTCTTCCAAGGAGGCACTCAGGGTGTACAGGCAGCCATATTTATAGTCTCTGCCGGCATGCTTTTAATTACCACATTTAACATGGTCTCCCATACCATGATTCCCACAGGGCAGGGCTGTTTCAAGGTTTTAGTAACCAGGATACAGGGTCTTACTCTCAGAGCACATGATAAAGAGCTACATACACCTCACCTGGGCTACTCCAAATATGCAGATGCAGAAGTGTTAGGCCACGCCTGCAGCGTGTTGGCTGCTTTTGCTGTCACAGCTACAGTTGGTGACAGAAATCCTCTGCATGTACTGATTCTGCCCTGGGTGGTGGTGGCTGGTGGGGCACTCCAGCTGCTCTGTGGCTCAGTAGCTTACGCTCGGGGTAAAACCTTTGAGAGCACAGTTTTTATTCTCTATGGGATGATGTGGACAGTGTGGGGGCTGACACGATACGGCGGCCTGTACGGGGAAACCAGAAGCTTTGATTTGGCTGTCGGGATCATTAGCTTCATGCTGTTTAACTGTTTAGTGACAGCTGCAGCGCTGTTTCTAAATGTCGCCTGGTTTGCCTACACCTTCACCTTCAAGCTCATCCTCATTAGCTTCCTGCTGGATGCAGTGGGTGTTCTGCCTTATGGTTATGACATAGGTGTCACCATCATCTTTGGTCTcgtcagtttttattgtttcctgGGCCACATTTTCAACAGCACCTTCCAGTCCCCCCAGATCCCCTTAGGGAGACCTTTAGTCAAGCTGAGAGGTGTTGGGGGAGGCGCAGATGTATGTCCACATGTACCAGCCCGCAAGGCCACATCTGTCCAGCAGATTGCAG aaatcatgaaaaatgGTGGCATATGTGGAATACCTACTGACACTGTCTATGTGCTGGTTGCAGCTTGCAACAGGCCTGATGCAGTTGTTAAAGCTTACAA GGTGAAGAAGCAGGCGCAGGACCGACCCATGTCCATGTGGATCTCCTCCATTAAGCAGCTAGATCCGGTGCGACACCTGCTGAACCCCTTACTGCTGGACTTCATGCAAGCTGCGTGGCCCTCCTCCATTAGCATGGTTATACCCAGAG GTCCATGGATGGACACTTTTGGTTTGGGAGATGCTGCCAAACACATAGGGACTCAACAGAGCATTGCTATCAGAAACCCAGACTGTTCTGTGGCCACCCACCTCATTAATCTG GTTGGGCCCATTGCAGTAACCTCAGCCAACCCTACCGGCGAGGCAGACACAACTCACCACAACCAAGTTTATGCCAAACTGGTAGACAAG GTGGATGGTGTTCTATGCGATGGCCCCTCCCCAGAGAACATTGCATCTACTGTGGTTGATTGCACTAAGATTGAGGAAGGACACATTGGTTTCTTCAGG GTTCTGCAGATCTTTGAGGAGGTTCAGAGGAGACAAGTACAGGGGCAGACCAATCCAGCTTTTGAGTATGATTTGCATGTACCAGTACACAATGGGGTGTAA
- the si:ch211-153b23.7 gene encoding uncharacterized protein si:ch211-153b23.7, with the protein MDGDLLSLSSSSSLTSSAAAAAAETQKDNSPKSNSSLSQSQQKPNSAEALWTEDVSPAGDRLLSTEEQVTLITESMTVTSTDQEKLLLLNKNTELRRVNKELMKLNEDWDQVYRSATLGLQHRLEALELENTAIKQLNSRLLVKVEHQQSAKEYYEQALMQELKKNQELQEYIRLLESRMHHQERACTPAKQGTFNAVVSSPVSCPTSNPPRGPELSPSHVSGYNPSPSFFPHSSSPKAGWRGKSQNGSTPLGVLGDSQQEVQDLKEQLQALRCQTQIYEAEYQTEHNDHKHTLQENRRLRKKREEMHQQVELLQEQLKVYEDDFRRERSDKQMLQRLLLKKTPSNKDPVLIHRCNNEQQPLGGDKRTQSGEKRKQHHPLCPNHLNRDKESD; encoded by the exons ATGGATGGAGACTTGCTGTCTTTGTCATCTTCGTCATCATTAAcatcctcagcagcagcagcagcagcagagacacagaaagataATTCACCTAAAAGTAACAGCAGCCTCTCTCAGAGCCAACAGAAGCCCAATTCAGCTGAAGCATTATG gacagAGGATGTGAGCCCTGCGGGTGACAGGCTACTGTCCACAGAGGAGCAAGTCACTCTAATCACTGAGAGTATGACAGTTACCTCCACTGACCAGGAGAAACTGCTGCTGCTTAACAAGAACACTGAGCTCCGCAGAGTCAACAAAGAG CTGATGAAGCTGAATGAGGACTGGGACCAGGTGTACCGCAGCGCCACACTGGGTCTACAGCACAGACTGGAGGCTTTGGAGCTGGAGAACACTGCCATCAAACAGCTCAACAGTAGACTGCTGGTCAAAGTAGAGCACCAACAG AGTGCAAAAGAGTACTATGAGCAGGCTTTGATGCAGGAGCTGAAGAAGAACCAGGAGCTGCAAGAATACATCAGGCTGCTGGAGAGCAGGATGCACCACCAAGAGAGAGCCTGCACACCTGCCAAACAG GGCACCTTCAATGCTGTGGTAAGCAGTCCTGTGTCGTGCCCCACCAGTAATCCACCCAGAGGACCCGAACTTTCACCCAGCCATGTCTCTGGATACAACCCTTCACCCTCCTTTTTCCCACATTCTTCAAGCCCAAAGGCAGGGTGGCGGGGGAAAAGCCAGAACGGCAGTACCCCACTGGGAGTACTGGGAGACTCCCAGCAAGAAGTACAGGATCTAAAAGAGCAACTGCAGGCACTAAGATGTCAG ACCCAGATTTATGAAGCAGAATATCAGACGGAGCATAAcgaccacaaacacacactgcaggagaACCGGAggctgaggaagaagagggaggagatgcACCAACAGGTGGAACTACTGCAGGAGCAG CTCAAGGTGTACGAGGATGACTTCCGAAGGGAGCGGTCTGACAAACAGATGCTTCAGCGGCTGTTGTTAAAGAAAACGCCTTCAAATAAGGATCCAGTGCTTATCCACCGCTGCAATAATGAACAGCAGCCTCTAGGAGGAGACAAGAGGACACaaagtggagagaaaagaaaacagcaccACCCGCTCTGCCCCAACCACCTCAACCGGGACAAGGAGTCAGACTGA